Proteins from one Mucilaginibacter jinjuensis genomic window:
- a CDS encoding DUF1254 domain-containing protein codes for MALQVSKSKTFFLTTDMKISFVIAEGPRCRNACILFLLLVFFIIPIRSTAQKATETEDPISVPTKTAPAPPPATVESKWLGTLNFKDGYPTDETTQRLYDELDFQRATQAFLRNFPALSMYGLRLGLNRDIGVKASSKFAIFSATAKSLMLTPNAETLYGTTFLSLDTDGPTVADVPPGVLGLVNDMWMRPVIDIGPSGPDHGKGGKFLFVPPGYQGQLPTTGYFIVKLQTNGSWFFLRAFLDPSGNSTLAYALLKKVRIYPLNKKGSPTAMTFIDANNKPFDSTPPNDIRAFEMLADLISREPEQAIDPETAGILRAIGIEKGKPFSPDKRMRGILGDAAQTASFMAQAISYAPREPERVAKGSHWMAGIAGYPVFNDGHRTLLDEMVYMTWFATGAAKGMSAPKPGTGSQYAWTYYDKDGQWLLGENNYKFHIPPNPPAKDFWSIIVYDNWTRSILANGQKIAGKNSYDKNIKANADGSIDIYFGPDPPANDESNWVRTVPGKGWFAMFRLYGPLEPWFNRTWIPDDIRQEK; via the coding sequence GTGGCTTTACAAGTAAGTAAATCAAAAACATTTTTTTTAACAACAGATATGAAGATTTCTTTTGTAATAGCGGAAGGCCCAAGATGCCGCAATGCTTGCATTTTGTTCTTGTTGCTGGTTTTTTTTATAATACCAATCCGATCTACGGCTCAAAAAGCGACAGAAACCGAAGATCCGATCTCGGTACCGACAAAAACAGCTCCTGCACCACCACCGGCTACGGTGGAATCCAAATGGCTCGGCACTTTAAATTTTAAGGACGGGTACCCTACGGATGAAACGACACAGCGTTTATACGATGAATTGGATTTTCAAAGAGCTACCCAGGCATTTTTAAGAAATTTTCCGGCTTTAAGTATGTATGGTTTGCGCCTTGGGCTTAACCGCGATATCGGTGTAAAGGCTTCTTCTAAGTTTGCCATATTCAGTGCCACAGCCAAAAGCCTGATGCTGACACCTAACGCAGAAACGCTTTATGGCACGACCTTTTTATCACTCGATACCGATGGACCGACAGTTGCCGATGTTCCACCGGGTGTACTTGGCTTGGTTAATGATATGTGGATGCGTCCGGTGATTGACATTGGGCCAAGCGGCCCTGATCATGGAAAGGGTGGTAAATTCCTTTTTGTCCCGCCTGGTTATCAGGGGCAATTGCCTACAACAGGTTATTTTATCGTAAAGCTGCAAACCAATGGTTCCTGGTTCTTTCTTCGTGCTTTCCTTGATCCTTCAGGAAACAGTACTCTTGCCTATGCATTGTTAAAAAAGGTAAGGATTTATCCTTTGAATAAAAAAGGCTCTCCAACTGCTATGACCTTTATCGATGCCAATAATAAGCCATTTGATTCTACGCCTCCCAATGACATACGCGCATTTGAAATGCTTGCTGATTTGATTTCAAGGGAGCCCGAACAAGCTATAGACCCTGAGACGGCGGGAATATTACGCGCCATCGGTATTGAAAAGGGGAAGCCGTTTTCACCGGACAAACGGATGAGGGGAATTCTTGGAGATGCGGCACAAACAGCAAGTTTTATGGCACAAGCCATCAGCTATGCACCCAGAGAACCAGAGCGAGTCGCTAAAGGCTCTCACTGGATGGCGGGAATTGCAGGATATCCGGTTTTTAACGATGGACACCGGACACTGCTTGATGAAATGGTTTATATGACATGGTTTGCCACGGGGGCAGCAAAGGGGATGAGTGCACCTAAGCCTGGAACCGGATCGCAATACGCCTGGACCTATTATGATAAGGATGGCCAATGGCTTTTGGGAGAAAATAATTACAAGTTTCACATCCCGCCCAATCCACCAGCAAAAGATTTCTGGTCAATTATCGTTTATGATAACTGGACGCGTTCGATATTGGCCAATGGTCAAAAGATTGCAGGCAAAAACTCTTATGATAAAAATATCAAAGCTAATGCTGACGGCTCTATTGATATTTACTTTGGCCCTGATCCTCCTGCCAACGACGAAAGTAATTGGGTCCGTACCGTGCCCGGTAAGGGGTGGTTTGCAATGTTTCGTCTATATGGCCCTTTGGAGCCTTGGTTCAACCGGACATGGATTCCTGACGATATAAGACAAGAGAAATAG
- a CDS encoding DUF1254 domain-containing protein: protein MKKLLLFLLSALLLTAWAQKGTSNNNIANRRLALTPPVSISPDSAKAIARDAWIYAFPLFNNYRSMYLYALDKKYPDYAGGFNKFKHYAKSFTAADTAVITPNNDTPYSWGILNLSDEPVILEVPDVPNRYYSFQFIDLYTFNFAYVGSRTTGSKAGKYLIAGPNWAGTKPAGVNSVIRSETNLVTLLGRTELKMAKGDIENVKKLQDGYKLVPLHVYTHQPAPSHKVYALPFPGINQAAWGNASFIGQLNNLLQYASRNPTEKSMMARFGEIGIAPGKKFDSNAYKPEVLAAITAGARAGAKELKDGTDKLTNATDLFGTRQMLNGNYLKRALGAAAGLFGNTKDEAIYIGTRTDKSGAFLTGKTNYVIRFPKGQTPPDKYFWSITLYELPSRFLVNNPINRYSIGDRTTGLKTDANGDLSIYIQHDPPNGKTSNWLPSPKGAFYYLIRIYGPDKSILDGTWKAPQPETVQ from the coding sequence TAATAGACGTCTAGCCCTAACTCCTCCAGTCAGCATAAGTCCCGATTCCGCAAAGGCTATTGCCAGGGACGCATGGATTTACGCATTCCCTTTATTTAACAATTATCGCAGCATGTACTTATATGCGCTTGATAAAAAATACCCCGATTATGCGGGAGGATTTAACAAATTCAAACATTACGCAAAAAGCTTTACAGCTGCTGATACGGCAGTAATCACGCCCAATAATGATACGCCTTACTCCTGGGGTATACTTAATTTGTCTGACGAACCCGTGATTCTCGAAGTACCGGACGTTCCTAACCGATATTATAGTTTCCAGTTTATCGATCTCTACACCTTTAATTTCGCCTACGTAGGCAGCAGAACTACAGGTAGTAAGGCAGGAAAGTACCTGATAGCCGGCCCAAACTGGGCAGGAACCAAGCCGGCAGGCGTTAATAGTGTAATCAGATCAGAAACCAATTTGGTTACGCTGCTGGGCCGCACCGAATTGAAAATGGCAAAGGGTGATATTGAAAATGTAAAGAAACTACAAGACGGTTATAAACTTGTGCCACTACATGTATATACTCATCAGCCAGCTCCGTCACATAAGGTATATGCTTTGCCATTTCCTGGTATTAATCAGGCTGCCTGGGGTAACGCTTCCTTCATTGGCCAACTGAATAACCTGCTGCAATATGCTTCCCGCAATCCTACCGAAAAGTCAATGATGGCGAGATTCGGTGAAATAGGTATTGCGCCAGGCAAAAAGTTTGACAGCAACGCTTATAAACCAGAAGTGCTTGCAGCTATCACGGCTGGTGCACGCGCGGGAGCTAAAGAGTTAAAAGATGGAACCGATAAACTAACCAACGCAACTGATTTATTCGGCACGCGCCAAATGCTCAATGGGAATTATCTGAAACGGGCGTTAGGAGCAGCAGCAGGTCTGTTTGGCAATACCAAAGATGAGGCGATCTATATTGGCACAAGGACTGACAAGAGCGGAGCTTTTTTAACGGGGAAAACAAACTATGTGATCCGCTTTCCAAAGGGGCAGACACCTCCCGATAAATATTTTTGGAGCATTACTTTGTATGAGCTGCCCAGCCGTTTTCTGGTAAACAATCCCATCAACAGGTATTCTATTGGCGACCGGACCACCGGATTAAAAACTGACGCTAACGGCGATTTGAGCATATATATTCAACATGATCCGCCTAATGGAAAGACATCTAACTGGCTGCCTTCGCCCAAAGGAGCCTTCTATTACCTGATTCGAATTTACGGTCCGGACAAATCTATACTTGATGGCACCTGGAAAGCGCCGCAGCCTGAAACGGTACAATAG
- a CDS encoding DUF1254 domain-containing protein: MKKALIFSVAILLLIACEQRKTNTSETTDSTTTTQTDTTLQAIDPAKVTMDGELPSKAAVSALFNEMDYQQATQCYLWGLPIVAYAEWQHIHNDVFGASSNDLVMYNSYDDKLGILTANATTPYIINFIDLAKNGPTVIEMPAGHTAGGLGDFWQRELAAIGELGADKGKGGKYILTPPGRKPITAPGYYSIPSSMMNVFFGFRALDPDPAKAMALIKGVKIYPYADRANPKPTKLVSPAGKKYLAIQPDGLVYWQRLYDILNEEPVEERDRFFMSWLNNLGIIKGKPFNPTERQKKILIAAATRGKQMAMANSFDKRLDSIYHWQGRKWDYVMALTNSNQRAANYDEFFRRTSYFFEAVTFSNAMISKTPNLGQAYLGAYEDKDGNWLEGNNSYTLHIPANPPAVNFWSVTIYDAATRCIIDNKQRNADLSSRKDLVKNSDGSIDLYFAPEAPAGKEKNWVQTNPGKHWFAYMRFYGPTIAYFDKSWKMDDIVKVK, from the coding sequence ATGAAAAAAGCATTGATATTTTCTGTAGCAATTCTCTTACTGATAGCTTGCGAACAGCGAAAAACAAATACAAGTGAGACTACTGATTCTACAACCACTACCCAAACCGACACTACTTTGCAAGCTATTGATCCTGCCAAAGTAACTATGGATGGTGAATTACCTTCAAAGGCAGCGGTTTCGGCGCTGTTCAATGAAATGGATTATCAGCAGGCTACCCAGTGCTACTTATGGGGTTTACCCATTGTAGCTTATGCGGAGTGGCAACACATACACAATGACGTGTTTGGTGCAAGTAGCAATGATTTGGTCATGTATAATTCATACGATGATAAACTGGGTATATTAACGGCTAATGCAACTACGCCTTATATTATAAACTTTATCGACCTGGCTAAAAACGGGCCAACCGTAATTGAAATGCCAGCCGGACACACGGCTGGCGGCTTAGGTGATTTCTGGCAAAGGGAGTTAGCCGCCATTGGCGAGCTAGGTGCAGATAAAGGCAAAGGAGGCAAATACATATTAACCCCTCCCGGTCGGAAGCCAATCACAGCGCCGGGATATTACAGCATTCCATCCAGTATGATGAATGTTTTCTTTGGTTTCCGTGCACTTGACCCAGACCCGGCGAAAGCAATGGCATTGATAAAGGGGGTTAAAATTTATCCTTATGCGGATCGTGCAAATCCCAAACCTACCAAACTGGTTAGCCCGGCGGGTAAAAAGTACTTGGCAATACAACCCGATGGCCTTGTTTACTGGCAACGCCTGTACGATATTTTAAACGAGGAGCCAGTTGAAGAACGCGATCGTTTTTTTATGTCATGGCTTAATAATCTGGGTATTATAAAGGGAAAACCTTTTAACCCGACTGAAAGACAAAAAAAGATATTGATAGCCGCTGCAACACGGGGAAAGCAAATGGCGATGGCCAATTCTTTTGATAAACGTCTGGATAGTATTTATCACTGGCAAGGCCGGAAATGGGATTACGTAATGGCTCTGACCAATTCTAATCAGCGCGCCGCCAATTATGACGAATTCTTTCGCAGAACATCCTATTTCTTTGAAGCGGTTACTTTCTCCAATGCTATGATCTCTAAAACGCCTAACCTGGGTCAGGCATATCTGGGGGCTTATGAAGATAAAGACGGTAACTGGTTAGAAGGAAATAATAGCTATACACTTCATATTCCCGCAAATCCTCCTGCGGTGAATTTTTGGTCGGTTACTATTTATGATGCCGCTACCCGCTGCATCATTGATAATAAACAACGCAATGCAGACCTGTCCTCACGTAAAGACCTGGTTAAAAACAGTGATGGCTCTATTGACCTGTACTTCGCACCTGAAGCACCTGCCGGAAAAGAAAAGAATTGGGTGCAAACCAACCCCGGTAAGCACTGGTTTGCCTACATGCGTTTCTACGGCCCAACAATAGCTTATTTTGACAAGAGCTGGAAGATGGATGACATCGTAAAAGTTAAATAA
- a CDS encoding DUF1254 domain-containing protein, with translation MKRIIFNLVATLFFIGVLPAGYAQNNESSTNKLSDLSKTTFKPADIKEQLIYQRGIEAAIWGLPAVNYELMLQEMLNKTSGKQNEIIYWSRPVDWHNQTLTPNPDAIYFMVFFNTKNVGPLVIDVPPADGGSSFAGNIDNVFQMPLEDAGPYGADKGKGGKYLILPPGYKQKAPVGYIVLPADTYEGYALLRSNLLSHSDADITKARNYGKRLKVYPLSKAGQEDKTKFTDANGVLYDATIQYDATFFQSLNRIIQGQPWLTRDKGMIDQLKAIGIEKGKPFNPDTRTTDILNAAAKGALAYIEVMYDAGFPRLNPDAHWAIPAMPDLIKAGSSGYIETDMYPVDARGLTYALGYVGIKRLGTAQIYLISGKDKESNALSGAETYRLHVPANVPTKQYWSATVYDRATHALIKNLSRASCASNDKAVQVNNDGSVDVYFGPKAPAGKEANWIPTNPDGKFEVLFRLYGPEKPLFEKTWKLGDIVKL, from the coding sequence ATGAAAAGAATAATTTTTAACCTTGTCGCGACCCTGTTTTTTATAGGGGTATTGCCTGCGGGTTACGCACAAAACAATGAATCATCTACAAATAAACTATCAGACCTTTCAAAGACTACATTCAAACCAGCCGATATAAAAGAACAACTTATTTATCAACGGGGTATCGAGGCAGCCATTTGGGGACTTCCTGCTGTAAATTACGAGTTGATGCTTCAGGAAATGCTAAATAAAACATCTGGTAAACAGAATGAAATCATTTATTGGTCCCGCCCTGTTGACTGGCATAACCAAACACTTACACCAAATCCGGATGCCATTTATTTTATGGTATTCTTCAATACGAAGAATGTTGGGCCTTTAGTGATTGATGTACCTCCTGCCGACGGCGGATCATCATTTGCAGGTAACATCGACAACGTTTTTCAGATGCCGCTGGAAGACGCAGGGCCTTATGGTGCCGATAAGGGTAAAGGTGGTAAATACCTGATTCTGCCCCCCGGTTACAAGCAAAAGGCCCCGGTTGGTTATATCGTACTTCCAGCAGATACATATGAGGGTTATGCGTTACTCCGTTCCAACCTGCTCAGTCATAGCGATGCCGATATTACCAAAGCAAGAAATTATGGGAAAAGGCTCAAAGTTTATCCGTTATCAAAAGCAGGTCAAGAAGACAAAACCAAGTTTACTGATGCAAATGGGGTGCTGTATGATGCGACAATCCAATACGACGCTACATTTTTTCAATCTTTAAATCGGATCATTCAGGGTCAGCCCTGGCTTACACGTGATAAAGGAATGATTGACCAGCTTAAAGCAATAGGAATAGAAAAAGGGAAACCATTTAATCCTGATACAAGAACAACGGATATTTTAAATGCGGCAGCAAAAGGGGCACTTGCTTACATAGAAGTGATGTACGATGCCGGTTTTCCCCGACTCAATCCTGATGCGCACTGGGCAATACCAGCTATGCCGGACCTTATTAAAGCCGGATCATCGGGATATATAGAAACCGATATGTATCCTGTTGATGCGCGGGGCTTAACGTATGCTCTCGGATACGTTGGCATTAAGCGCTTGGGTACGGCACAGATCTATCTGATATCGGGCAAAGATAAAGAAAGCAACGCGCTAAGCGGGGCTGAAACCTATCGCCTCCACGTGCCTGCAAACGTGCCGACAAAACAGTACTGGTCTGCAACTGTATATGACCGCGCGACCCATGCATTAATTAAAAACCTGTCACGTGCAAGTTGCGCCTCAAACGACAAAGCAGTTCAGGTAAATAATGATGGTTCAGTGGATGTGTATTTTGGACCGAAGGCTCCCGCCGGAAAAGAAGCCAACTGGATTCCTACAAACCCCGATGGAAAATTTGAAGTTCTATTTCGCCTATATGGCCCTGAAAAACCCTTGTTTGAGAAAACGTGGAAACTTGGGGATATTGTCAAGCTGTAA